One part of the Vicugna pacos chromosome 20, VicPac4, whole genome shotgun sequence genome encodes these proteins:
- the MDFI gene encoding myoD family inhibitor isoform X2: MSQVSGQRPPHCDAPHGAPSAAPDPGQPQGNPLSCTPLVANGSGHPSELGGTRRTGNGALGGPKAHRKLQTHPSLGSQGSRKSKGSTKSAASQIPLQAQEDCCVHCILSCLFCEFLTLCNIVLDCATCGSCSSEDSCLCCCCCGSGECADCDLPCDLDCGILDACCESADCLEICMECCGLCFSS; this comes from the exons ATGTCCCAGGTGAGTGGCCAGCGACCCCCTCACTGCGATGCGCCCCATGGAGCCCCCAGCGCAGCCCCGGACCCAG GCCAGCCTCAGGGGAACCCCTTGAGCTGCACCCCACTAGTGGCGAATGGCTCTGGACACCCCTCGGAGCTGGGCGGAACCAGGAGGACGGGAAACGGTGCCCTGGGTGGCCCCAAGGCCCACCGGAAGCTGCAGACACACCCATCTCTCGGCAGCCAGGGCAGCAGGAAGAGCAAGGGCAGCACCAAATCTGCTGCCTCCCAGATCCCTCTCCAGGCGCAGGAAG ACTGCTGCGTCCACTGCATCCTGTCCTGCCTGTTCTGCGAGTTCCTGACGCTGTGCAACATCGTCCTGGACTGCGCCACGTGCGGTTCGTGCAGCTCCGAGGACTCatgcctctgctgctgctgctgcggctCTGGCGAGTGCGCCGACTGCGACCTGCCCTGCGACCTGGACTGCGGCATCCTGGACGCCTGCTGCGAATCAGCAGACTGCCTGGAGATCTGCATGGAGTGCTGCGGGCTCTGCTTCTCCTCCTGA
- the MDFI gene encoding myoD family inhibitor isoform X1: protein MSQVSGQRPPHCDAPHGAPSAAPDPAQTPSLLPGLEVVTGSAHPVEAALEEGSLEEAAPNMPQGNGSGAPLGLDSTDLDVPTEAVTRQPQGNPLSCTPLVANGSGHPSELGGTRRTGNGALGGPKAHRKLQTHPSLGSQGSRKSKGSTKSAASQIPLQAQEDCCVHCILSCLFCEFLTLCNIVLDCATCGSCSSEDSCLCCCCCGSGECADCDLPCDLDCGILDACCESADCLEICMECCGLCFSS from the exons ATGTCCCAGGTGAGTGGCCAGCGACCCCCTCACTGCGATGCGCCCCATGGAGCCCCCAGCGCAGCCCCGGACCCAG CCCAGACCCCATCCCTCCTGCCTGGGCTGGAGGTAGTGACAGGATCTGCTCACCCTGTGGAGGCAGCGCTAGaggagggctccctggaggaggcggCACCCAACATGCCCCAAGGCAATGGCTCTGGGGCCCCCCTGGGCCTGGACAGCACTGACCTCGATGTCCCCACAGAAGCTGTGACAC GCCAGCCTCAGGGGAACCCCTTGAGCTGCACCCCACTAGTGGCGAATGGCTCTGGACACCCCTCGGAGCTGGGCGGAACCAGGAGGACGGGAAACGGTGCCCTGGGTGGCCCCAAGGCCCACCGGAAGCTGCAGACACACCCATCTCTCGGCAGCCAGGGCAGCAGGAAGAGCAAGGGCAGCACCAAATCTGCTGCCTCCCAGATCCCTCTCCAGGCGCAGGAAG ACTGCTGCGTCCACTGCATCCTGTCCTGCCTGTTCTGCGAGTTCCTGACGCTGTGCAACATCGTCCTGGACTGCGCCACGTGCGGTTCGTGCAGCTCCGAGGACTCatgcctctgctgctgctgctgcggctCTGGCGAGTGCGCCGACTGCGACCTGCCCTGCGACCTGGACTGCGGCATCCTGGACGCCTGCTGCGAATCAGCAGACTGCCTGGAGATCTGCATGGAGTGCTGCGGGCTCTGCTTCTCCTCCTGA